CTCCTCCGTTATCGCTCCCAGCATGGCTAGACTCCTCGCTTCGCGTAGTACTCCGCCACCTGGCGAATGTTGAACTCGAATGGAATATGCTCCGACCCCGGCAGCGACATCATCACGCCGTGGTGGTTCACAGAAGGTTCTGGAAACTGCAGGTAACTAGGAAGCGACAGTCTGGGAGCCGAACGCGAGGCTTCGGTCATCTCTCCCGCGGCATAGTCGGTTAGACCCACGGCGTCTCCCAATCGCAGCACGACGCTGCCGATGGAAACGGGACGTCCGTTTACCAGCACGTGGCCGTGGGAAACAAGCTGCCGGGCCGCCGCCATGCTGCGGGCAAAGCCGAGCCGGAAGACAATATTGTCCAATCGCCGC
This genomic stretch from Terriglobus saanensis SP1PR4 harbors:
- the rpsD gene encoding 30S ribosomal protein S4: MSERSKFKIQRALGIELPGLGKPGALEKRNYPPGQHGQARKSKPTEFALQLREKQKLLFHYGLREEQLRRFVRDARRRSTTNWAETLVSLLERRLDNIVFRLGFARSMAAARQLVSHGHVLVNGRPVSIGSVVLRLGDAVGLTDYAAGEMTEASRSAPRLSLPSYLQFPEPSVNHHGVMMSLPGSEHIPFEFNIRQVAEYYAKRGV